A region of Pseudomonas putida DNA encodes the following proteins:
- a CDS encoding CreA family protein, translating to MLKRMIAVAALALPMLAGAEEIGQVSTVFKFVGPNDRIVVEAFDDPKVEGVTCYLSRAKTGGVKGGLGLAEDRAEASIACRQVGPINFKGELKDGEEVFKERTSLVFKTMQVVRFLDKKRNTLVYLVYSDRMIEGSPQNAVTAIPILPWAH from the coding sequence ATGTTGAAAAGGATGATTGCCGTGGCGGCGTTGGCGTTGCCGATGCTGGCCGGTGCCGAGGAGATCGGCCAGGTGTCCACCGTGTTCAAGTTCGTTGGGCCCAACGACCGCATCGTGGTCGAGGCGTTCGATGACCCTAAGGTCGAGGGCGTGACCTGTTACCTGTCGCGGGCCAAGACGGGCGGTGTGAAGGGTGGTCTGGGCCTGGCTGAGGACCGTGCAGAGGCGTCGATCGCCTGCCGTCAGGTGGGGCCGATCAACTTCAAGGGTGAGTTGAAAGACGGCGAGGAAGTGTTCAAGGAACGCACCTCGTTGGTGTTCAAGACCATGCAGGTGGTGCGCTTTCTCGACAAGAAGCGCAATACCTTGGTTTACCTGGTGTACAGCGACCGCATGATCGAGGGCAGCCCGCAGAATGCGGTGACGGCGATTCCGATCTTGCCTTGGGCTCATTGA
- the mksB gene encoding Mks condensin complex protein MksB — protein sequence MIEPKRVLRALAEHWALIEPLCERFDQGTLSLVELRQHVARQQVESTPQDITQLLDVWIRLDILVPVAKSPNRFELNAQIHDFLAYLRREHRLGLCLEIEAYLRHLERLAGHIQDAFDNRDSDDLARQLRLLDMRVRDVLKKLDNDEQALVAVAERAKTSNRQIPLRQRYAEVLATWDEYVEPMIQLVNADGAFEQGVRKVETVLLRLLGEQARLGHLVDDDMLLRTHARILEMQTSAQLTLRHARELLLPLREEARRHNAVTRGAALALSVIRRKGIDAVPQAAMPMFTRPQSTFLGSASQVEAYVYALARFEPKPARFPKAHKTDKDPLPRAPRTVKEMLERCEQALPLPDLMVWLLDQEPEGATDELLYWFSRLSREKRFKRERLDRRDYTTHEHLVSLRSFALTSSREDVARTTAESNASPANAS from the coding sequence ATGATCGAACCCAAGCGCGTCCTGCGCGCCCTAGCCGAACACTGGGCCCTGATCGAGCCGCTGTGCGAACGTTTCGACCAGGGCACCCTGAGCCTGGTCGAACTGCGCCAGCATGTGGCCCGCCAGCAGGTCGAAAGCACCCCGCAGGACATCACCCAACTACTCGACGTGTGGATCCGCCTGGATATCCTGGTCCCGGTAGCCAAGAGCCCGAACCGCTTCGAGCTCAACGCCCAGATCCACGACTTCCTCGCCTACCTGCGCCGCGAGCACCGCTTGGGCCTGTGCCTGGAGATCGAAGCCTACCTGCGCCACCTGGAGCGCCTCGCCGGGCATATCCAGGACGCCTTCGACAACCGCGACAGCGACGACCTGGCGCGCCAGCTGCGCCTGCTCGACATGCGCGTGCGCGATGTGCTCAAGAAGCTCGACAACGACGAGCAGGCGCTGGTGGCCGTGGCCGAGCGGGCCAAGACCAGCAACCGCCAGATCCCGCTGCGCCAGCGCTATGCCGAAGTCCTCGCGACCTGGGACGAATACGTCGAGCCGATGATCCAGCTGGTAAACGCCGATGGCGCCTTCGAACAAGGCGTGCGCAAGGTCGAAACCGTGCTGCTGCGCCTGCTGGGCGAACAGGCGCGCCTGGGCCACCTGGTCGACGACGACATGCTGCTGCGCACCCACGCGCGTATTCTGGAAATGCAAACCAGCGCCCAGCTGACCTTGCGCCACGCCCGTGAACTGCTGCTGCCCTTGCGCGAAGAAGCGCGCCGGCACAACGCCGTGACCCGTGGCGCCGCGCTGGCGCTGTCGGTGATCCGCCGCAAGGGCATCGATGCCGTGCCGCAAGCGGCCATGCCGATGTTCACCCGGCCGCAAAGCACCTTCCTTGGCAGCGCCAGCCAGGTCGAGGCCTATGTTTACGCCTTGGCCCGTTTCGAGCCCAAGCCCGCGCGCTTCCCCAAGGCGCACAAGACCGACAAAGACCCGCTACCGCGCGCACCCCGTACGGTGAAGGAAATGCTCGAACGCTGCGAGCAGGCCCTGCCACTGCCAGACCTGATGGTCTGGCTGCTGGACCAGGAGCCCGAAGGCGCCACCGACGAACTGCTGTACTGGTTCTCGCGCCTGTCCCGTGAGAAGCGCTTCAAGCGCGAGCGCCTCGACCGCCGCGACTACACCACCCACGAACACCTGGTCAGCCTGCGCTCGTTCGCCCTGACGTCCAGCCGTGAAGACGTCGCCAGAACGACTGCCGAATCCAACGCGAGCCCAGCCAATGCATCTTGA
- the mksE gene encoding Mks condensin complex protein MksE encodes MHLDLSELSQLAPIFRELFKGFHVSRRDPELYAQLSNFQDQYRTLFKALGFELVCDTRGFYYFVPELAAAQVNKTAQRLSLFTFILVEHLADQGRDPMAVLDGGSIGRDELPSLLDKYRDLFLQAEVQTVEELEEKILRRMTQLGFAHEEGGIYRFLPPMHRFLDVCLSVQQDRDLAATLHSDLPLPTPVLVEEESPEQLNRTDDPLDLSPFDGDESEEDALARAIREEQQEIDA; translated from the coding sequence ATGCATCTTGATCTTTCCGAACTGTCCCAGCTCGCGCCGATCTTCCGCGAGCTGTTCAAAGGTTTCCACGTCAGCCGCCGTGACCCGGAGCTGTACGCTCAGCTGTCGAACTTCCAGGACCAGTACCGTACCTTGTTCAAGGCCCTGGGCTTCGAGCTGGTATGCGACACCCGTGGTTTCTATTACTTCGTGCCCGAGCTTGCCGCCGCGCAGGTCAACAAAACCGCCCAGCGCCTGTCGTTGTTCACCTTCATCCTGGTCGAGCACCTGGCCGACCAGGGCCGTGACCCGATGGCCGTGCTCGACGGCGGCAGCATCGGCCGCGATGAACTGCCCTCGCTGCTGGACAAGTACCGCGACCTGTTCCTGCAGGCCGAAGTGCAAACCGTCGAAGAGCTCGAAGAAAAAATCCTGCGCCGCATGACCCAGCTCGGCTTCGCCCATGAGGAAGGCGGCATCTACCGCTTCCTGCCGCCGATGCACCGCTTCCTCGACGTCTGCCTGTCGGTCCAGCAGGACCGCGACCTGGCCGCCACCCTGCACAGTGACCTGCCTTTGCCCACGCCGGTACTGGTCGAGGAAGAAAGCCCGGAGCAACTCAACCGCACCGACGACCCGCTCGACCTTTCACCCTTCGACGGCGACGAGAGCGAAGAGGACGCCCTGGCCAGGGCCATCCGCGAAGAGCAACAGGAGATTGACGCATGA
- the mksF gene encoding Mks condensin complex protein MksF, which yields MSQERYGIRRFALLNTAGYSLGLFPLEHPLSVYGANNLGKSASINALQFPILARMSDMSFGKYSLEQSRRFYFASDTSYILCELNLPHGPHVIGVVGRGPGGGFGHQFFAYKGELDLAHYQKNDTCLRQKELFTNLERLGLKAYELKPDELRRLLVGGHTSVPLDLTMIPLRSTSEQSLKTFRALFINLLHMREITAAKLKQLFLDAFEHSLRSGSVDYIAACEEAFRDVRRMEQDYNALVAAGPLVEALAGGVAQRDILRGKLHRLSPLLDNLLGTWQEYAMARKEELVIQSEHYRGEQDRLQNDQRGGTQELMRLEREITGIQRWLGELSVLKHRFALVDDVKVLEQQLLAAKDAHDELAGALAQSRQFSAEDLDERVRDLEKRLKQVRQQLDHADNNSYARLREEFSQQDVDRLMRLFNGALFSLPLGERGIELDDSDLWVKSLEAVLDGFKGERFEAPGLSIDLTHIDPPALQALADRAALRDQKERLEKELKQLKTQQAVAADRSASKAQTETLYQAVLDAQKALEDFRRSETLAAEEPEKLEHLSQLEAAQDELKRSSDAFTERVQQLSAKLQLVGRQLGDLESKQRTLEDALRRRQLLPADLPYGTPFMEAVDDTMDNLLPMLNDYQDSWQGLQRVDNQIEALYAQVRLKGVAKFDSEDDMERRLQLLVNAYAHRTDEALTLAKARRAAVTDIARTLRNIRSDYDSLEHQLALFNREINKRQVSNLQSFRVVLAPNKEALKHIDQIIHSAGQYEEGETLSVFDLTQNSDQDHKNEEAKEYLARLVAANHNQLGLKDLFELAFEITKVNGQPVIHADIDGAASNGTTMTIKALTNMYLLLHLMDRDLAGRIRLPYYLDEAADIDERNQTALLETSLQLGFVPILASVKPQVSAKVAIDLEGGSGPNGIYIDEADWKFISRLDEVQVDVREDQAEELA from the coding sequence ATGAGCCAGGAACGCTACGGCATCCGCCGCTTTGCATTGCTCAACACCGCCGGTTACAGCCTCGGCCTGTTCCCGCTGGAACACCCGTTGTCGGTCTACGGCGCCAACAACCTGGGTAAATCGGCATCGATCAACGCCCTGCAGTTCCCGATCCTGGCGCGCATGTCCGACATGAGCTTCGGCAAGTACAGCCTGGAGCAGTCGCGTCGCTTCTACTTCGCCAGCGACACGTCCTACATTCTCTGCGAACTGAACCTGCCTCACGGCCCGCACGTGATCGGCGTGGTCGGGCGCGGCCCAGGTGGCGGTTTCGGCCACCAGTTCTTCGCCTACAAAGGCGAGCTGGACCTGGCCCACTACCAGAAGAACGACACCTGCCTGCGCCAGAAAGAGCTGTTCACCAACCTGGAGCGCCTGGGCCTGAAGGCCTACGAGCTCAAGCCCGACGAACTGCGCCGCCTGCTGGTCGGTGGCCACACTTCGGTGCCGCTGGACCTGACCATGATTCCGCTGCGCTCGACCAGCGAGCAAAGTCTGAAAACCTTCCGCGCGCTGTTCATCAACCTGCTGCACATGCGCGAAATCACCGCTGCCAAGCTCAAGCAACTGTTCCTCGACGCCTTCGAGCACAGCCTGCGCTCGGGCAGCGTCGACTACATCGCGGCCTGTGAAGAAGCCTTCCGCGACGTACGGCGCATGGAGCAGGACTACAACGCCCTGGTCGCCGCCGGCCCGTTGGTCGAAGCCCTGGCCGGTGGCGTGGCCCAGCGCGACATCCTGCGCGGCAAGCTGCACCGCCTTTCGCCGCTGCTCGACAACCTGCTGGGCACCTGGCAGGAATACGCCATGGCGCGCAAGGAAGAGTTGGTTATCCAGTCCGAGCATTACCGCGGCGAACAAGACCGGCTGCAGAACGACCAACGTGGCGGCACCCAGGAGCTGATGCGCCTGGAGCGTGAGATCACTGGCATTCAGCGCTGGCTCGGCGAGCTGTCGGTGCTCAAACACCGCTTCGCCCTGGTCGATGACGTCAAGGTGCTGGAGCAGCAGTTGCTGGCCGCCAAAGACGCCCACGACGAACTGGCCGGCGCCCTGGCCCAGTCGCGGCAGTTCTCTGCCGAAGACCTGGACGAGCGCGTACGCGACCTGGAAAAACGCCTCAAGCAGGTCCGTCAGCAGCTCGACCACGCCGACAACAACAGCTATGCCCGCCTGCGCGAAGAGTTCTCCCAACAGGATGTCGACCGCCTGATGCGCCTGTTCAACGGTGCGCTGTTCAGCCTGCCACTGGGCGAGCGCGGCATCGAGCTGGACGACAGCGACCTGTGGGTAAAGTCGCTGGAAGCGGTGCTCGACGGTTTCAAAGGCGAGCGCTTCGAAGCGCCCGGCCTGTCCATCGACCTCACCCACATCGACCCTCCAGCACTGCAGGCCCTGGCCGACCGCGCCGCCCTGCGCGACCAGAAAGAGCGCCTGGAAAAAGAGCTCAAGCAGCTCAAGACCCAGCAGGCCGTAGCCGCCGACCGCTCCGCCTCCAAGGCACAGACCGAGACCCTGTACCAAGCGGTACTGGATGCGCAGAAGGCATTGGAAGACTTCCGCCGCAGCGAAACCCTGGCGGCCGAAGAACCCGAAAAACTGGAGCATCTGTCGCAACTGGAAGCCGCTCAGGACGAGCTCAAGCGCTCCAGCGATGCCTTCACCGAGCGCGTCCAGCAGCTGTCGGCCAAGCTGCAACTGGTCGGCCGCCAGCTCGGTGACCTGGAGTCCAAGCAACGCACCCTGGAAGACGCCCTGCGCCGCCGCCAGTTGTTGCCGGCGGACCTGCCCTACGGCACGCCATTCATGGAAGCGGTCGACGACACCATGGACAACCTGCTGCCGATGCTCAACGACTACCAAGACAGCTGGCAGGGTTTGCAGCGGGTGGACAACCAGATCGAGGCGCTGTACGCCCAGGTGCGCCTCAAGGGCGTGGCCAAGTTCGACAGCGAAGACGACATGGAGCGCCGCCTCCAGTTACTGGTCAACGCCTATGCGCACCGTACCGATGAGGCCCTGACCCTGGCCAAGGCGCGCCGCGCCGCAGTCACCGACATCGCCCGGACCCTGCGCAACATCCGCAGCGACTACGACAGCCTTGAGCACCAGCTGGCCTTGTTCAACCGTGAGATCAACAAGCGCCAGGTATCCAACCTTCAGAGCTTCCGCGTGGTGCTGGCACCGAACAAGGAAGCGCTCAAGCACATCGACCAGATCATCCACAGCGCCGGCCAGTACGAAGAAGGCGAGACCCTGTCGGTGTTCGACCTGACCCAGAACTCCGACCAGGACCACAAGAACGAAGAGGCCAAGGAGTACCTGGCACGGCTGGTGGCGGCCAACCACAACCAACTGGGCCTCAAGGACCTGTTCGAACTGGCGTTCGAGATCACCAAGGTCAATGGCCAGCCGGTGATCCACGCCGACATCGACGGCGCTGCGTCCAACGGCACCACCATGACCATCAAAGCGCTGACCAACATGTACTTGTTGCTGCACCTGATGGACCGTGACCTGGCCGGGCGCATTCGCCTGCCGTACTACCTCGACGAAGCGGCAGACATCGACGAACGCAACCAGACAGCACTGCTGGAAACCAGCCTGCAGCTGGGCTTCGTACCGATTCTGGCGAGTGTGAAGCCGCAGGTGTCGGCCAAGGTGGCGATCGACCTGGAAGGTGGCAGCGGGCCGAATGGCATCTACATCGATGAGGCGGACTGGAAGTTCATCAGCCGGCTGGATGAGGTGCAGGTGGACGTGCGTGAGGATCAGGCCGAAGAGCTCGCCTGA